One Acanthochromis polyacanthus isolate Apoly-LR-REF ecotype Palm Island chromosome 6, KAUST_Apoly_ChrSc, whole genome shotgun sequence DNA segment encodes these proteins:
- the LOC110958480 gene encoding protein Wnt-7a, translating to MSRRTRRWILRVLLCLGIVYLKIGGFSSVVALGASIICNKIPGLAPRQRIICQSRPDAIIVIGEGAQMGINECQFQFKNGRWNCSALGERTVFGKELKVGSKEAAFTYAIIAAGVAHAITAACTQGNLSDCSCDKEKQGFYSKDQGWKWGGCSADISYGLDFSKVFIDAREVKQNARTLMNLHNNEVGRKILEKNMRLECKCHGVSGSCTTKTCWTTLPKFRELGYILKEKYAHAVHVEPVKASRNKRPKFLKIKKPYSYRKPMDTDLVYIDKSPNYCEADPLTGSLGTQGRVCNKTMMQHISGCDLMCCGRGYNTHQYSRVWQCNCKFLWCCYVKCNTCSERTEVYTCK from the exons ATGAGTCGGAGAACGCGACGCTGGATTTTAAGAGTTTTGCTTTGTTTAGGAATTGTTTACCTGAAAATTGG TGGCTTCTCGTCGGTGGTGGCCCTAGGTGCGAGTATAATCTGTAACAAGATCCCAGGTTTGGCCCCCAGACAACGGATTATCTGCCAGAGTCGCCCCGATGCCATTATCGTCATCGGAGAGGGAGCCCAAATGGGCATCAACGAGTGTCAGTTTCAGTTCAAAAACGGGCGATGGAACTGCTCTGCGCTGGGAGAGAGGACTGTCTTCGGAAAAGAGTTGAAAGTGG GCAGTAAAGAGGCTGCGTTCACCTACGCCATCATTGCAGCAGGTGTGGCCCATGCCATTACAGCAGCCTGTACGCAAGGCAACCTGAGTGACTGTAGCTGTGACAAGGAGAAGCAGGGTTTCTACAGCAAAGACCAAGGATGGAAGTGGGGAGGCTGCTCAGCAGATATCAGCTACGGCCTGGACTTCTCCAAAGTATTTATTGATGCTCGGGAGGTCAAACAGAATGCAAGGACGCTCATGAACCTCCATAATAACGAGGTGGGACGCAAG ATCCTGGAGAAGAACATGCGGCTGGAATGCAAGTGTCATGGTGTCTCAGGCTCCTGCACCACCAAAACCTGCTGGACTACACTTCCCAAGTTCCGCGAGCTCGGCTACATTCTCAAGGAGAAATATGCCCATGCTGTGCACGTGGAGCCAGTCAAAGCCAGCCGCAACAAGCGCCCTAAATTCCTCAAGATCAAGAAGCCTTACTCTTACCGCAAGCCCATGGATACAGACTTGGTGTACATAGACAAGTCGCCTAACTACTGTGAGGCGGACCCTCTGACTGGGAGCTTGGGGACACAGGGACGGGTGTGTAACAAGACAATGATGCAGCACATCAGCGGCTGCGACTTGATGTGCTGCGGTCGGGGATACAACACACACCAGTACTCCCGCGTCTGGCAGTGCAACTGCAAGTTCCTGTGGTGCTGCTACGTTAAATGCAACACCTGCAGCGAGAGG